The DNA sequence GCGATGGATCCTCCGTTTGTTATCCGGTGACTCAGATCGCTTTCCAAATGGTCTCGCCTGCGTCACATTTCTTCCCCGCTGTGTGCGCGTTGTCGACGACGATGGTGATGTCGCACCTGCTGATGACCCGGTCAGAGGGAGCTTTGTCCCCTGTGGCAGTGCAGCTTTCATGTTTTCTGGCGACGACGGCGGGGTCAAAGCCACCTCTGAGACTTTGTGGCTTTTAAATGCTGATTTGAaagggtcagaggtcacagGAGTGGAAGGTGACAGTTCACCTGAGCTATCCCACGATACAACACTTGATGTTGAACTCAAACTGAGCGTGTCTAGCGGTTTATCATTACTGTCACTATCACTAAGGCTCTGTAATTTCTCATCCTCCCCATACTGACaaggcaaaataaatttgttcCAGGGGTTTTCAGGCTCATCTATTTTCTGATGGCAGTATAATTGTTTGggctccggtttcaagtatctTTCCATTTCCAGGCATGTCTGCAATCAATAGAGAGAAAAACTATCAATCACATTATATCAAAGTAAAAGTGTCAAAAGTGTAATTAATTTTCAAGAGACGATTTTTTTGAGATTGTCCTTTACAAAAAGCGCTTCACTTGGATTTTAGATAAGTACATACATATCTACTTAGTACCGTACAGTATATAAAGAATCTaaacattttcttcttcttgaAGCCCAGAAACACATCAAAAATCTTGTTTCCAAGTTGCAGTAACAAGACAAATCACCCTGTGTATTCACCAAGGAGGATTACAGTATTTTGTTGTTAGCAATAGTTGCCTTGGCACCCGACTTTTCTGACAGATCCACAGTATATGTATCACTTGATATTTTACAACTAACCAAATATAACTTCCAAAGCTGGGTACAATATGCTTTGATTCCCACACTTAAGATAAGAATCTGATCCGACTAAATTATGTGAACACAAGCTAAAATCCAAGCTCATTATGCAGTTCGGTGAATAAGCAGTCTATCCTAAAACAAGGATAGGTTTTGCATTGCACACTGGATGAGATTAAAGCTACAGTTTATGAATTGGGCATGGTTTACAATGGTCAGGGATGTTGGATGtgatttttgagaataaatcaAAATAGTCCAACGAAAAGTTTTGAACCTGTATGCAGTTTTTAGAAAATCTAAATGAGTTACAGTGGTTCTGAAATGATTGTATAATCAGTTCTAATGACTTGTTAtcagctagctagctagctgtgatttcaaagtaaggtgaaatttcagtgaaagCTGACGTTGAAATTACTGATACAAAGTGCTTGAAAATTTGCTGCAATGGGAATGCTCAGTAATTTGCTTTCGAATCATCTTAGTTATAATAGCAATTTGCAATTTGTCCTAATTGTGCCTGGAAGCCACATGTGTTGTAACTCCAGACCTAAGAGTTCAAAAAGTGCTCCAAGGTGTTTCTTTCAAGATCTAAACAGAtgtgaaaagaatgaaaaactAACAAGACTTGCCTGGTCAAGTCTATTAATAAAGGGGGAGAGTGTTGACAATGCAGCCACAGAAATCTTAACTGATCTGAATGTTTACCTATACTGCCAGCACCCCCTCCCTTTATCGTTCAGTAACTGCCAATCTATTCAACAGAACCCTTTACTTATGTATAACAGACATCAGTAAGAATATCTCATTGTCCAATGGGTTGCCGTTGCTGGGTTTCTTTACCTCAGGGCAATATTCATGTTACTACCTGTCCAATCTTTCTTCACTGTGCCACCTCTCCATTGCACTTCTGTTTCATTCTCTCctcttttttcaattctttttacGGTAAGCATTTCCTGTACTTTGAACTTCAGATGTCAGGTTTCTGAAAGCCGCAAAGACCTCTGATTCATGGCCAATTTGTCAATGTAGCAGGGGTATTCAACTGTTGAAACCGTACCTCCTCTCCCTGTTGTGTGAAGGTTCTCCTCCTCcattcatttgaaattcaacctTGACCTGATGTGCTTTCTGTGTTCCTAACTCATTAAATTTCTACCAAGTAATTGCACCCTTATCTTCTCCAAGATGTGCGGGCAACATGCTTATAGCTCTGTAACTGTCAACAGTATCTAAAGGCCATCCactcaaatggaaaaaaaattctcaaggCCAAACTCGTGTTGTGCAGCAATAAAAACTTTACTGTGAAATGGAAGCCATGCAAAGAATAGTAAATGTCATTCATGCATTTATGGATGTGTTTAAtactggtgaaaactttataaaCCAAAAGTGTTGTATATATATTACTGCCTAGGTCAATACACGGGACGGCCTGAATTTTCTGCTCCCCTCATTAGCCTGGTCCCTTTAATTGTGTTGGAATTCACTGGTGTAGCAGCTGAGAAACAATGGCCCATTTACCATGGTACTGTGGCCATTCTCTTAATACCGCCTCCGCATTGAGGTATGTCCAGAATGGCTTTAATTGCATTGTGATTTAAGTCGCCGATTGATTCTTGGAGTCACgccaaaaaattttttttcaagcgTTCATTAACATGACAAGAGATCTACT is a window from the Ptychodera flava strain L36383 chromosome 11, AS_Pfla_20210202, whole genome shotgun sequence genome containing:
- the LOC139144398 gene encoding Krueppel-like factor 6, whose protein sequence is MERYLKPEPKQLYCHQKIDEPENPWNKFILPCQYGEDEKLQSLSDSDSNDKPLDTLSLSSTSSVVSWDSSGELSPSTPVTSDPFKSAFKSHKVSEVALTPPSSPENMKAALPQGTKLPLTGSSAGATSPSSSTTRTQRGRNVTQARPFGKRSESPDNKRRIHRCQFNGCRKVYTKSSHLKAHQRTHTGQ